The following proteins are co-located in the Colletotrichum lupini chromosome 4, complete sequence genome:
- a CDS encoding signal peptidase subunit yields MYNTLTRAQNTFGFFTTVAFFVAAFIAASDLITPRAPSVGSLKTTNVQVVKGRPHYYSSKKEEYAIIKFSLDADLSELFTWNTKQVFVYVTAEWPDSSKKAAGTNATNQAVIWDQIITAPSSDHLANIGPAAMRKLRKSAEGKSIDPNRGKLHIKNQKPKYQITHPSSKIAEADKVVLKLHYNVQPWVGILTWNQNIDIGGWKALKGGVSKVFKLPALKVKEKKPST; encoded by the exons ATGTACAACACCCTAACCCGCGCCCAAAATACCTTTGGCTTCTTCACGACAGTTGCCTTCTTCGTCGCCGCCTTCATCGCCGCCTCCGACCTCATCACCCCTCGCGCCCCCTCCGTAGGCTCCCTCAAGACCACAAACGTTCAGGTCGTGAAGGGACGCCCCCACTACTACTCCTCCAAGAAGGAGGAGTACGCCATCATCAAGTTCTCCCTCGACGCCGACCTCTCGGAGCTCTTCACCTGGAACACCAAGCAGGTCTTCGTCTACGTTACGGCAGAATGGCCCGATAGCTCAAAGAAGGCCGCCGGCACAAACGCCACAAACCAGGCCGTCATCTGGGACCAGATCATCACCGCTCCCAGCTCCGACCACCTTGCCAATATCGGCCCCGCCGCCATGCGCAAGCTGAGGAAGAGCGCCGAGGGCAAGAGCATCGACCCCAACCG CGGCAAACTCCACATCAAGAACCAGAAGCCAAAGTACCAAATCACGCATCCCTCGAGCAAAATCGCGGAAGCCGACAAGGTCGTCCTGAAGCTGCACTACAACGTTCAACCGTGGGTGGGCATCTTGACGTGGAACCAGAACATTGATATCGGCGGCTGGAAGGCACTCAAGGGTGGCGTTAGCAAGGTCTTCAAGCTTCCTGCTCTCAAGgtcaaggagaagaagcctTCAACGTAG
- a CDS encoding sentrin-specific protease yields the protein MGGKRHDTLLWLSPSMYVSMSRFAYLKLGQEQKLPHLVHCNWLNSKLFFFCALPSHHVIPRLLLFSHFSQYLGLQYVIVFSGYLPYWCRPVATLLSFLLGLSGGDGGGTLPFEKASASWRMSRSGVLGLIEWIPSELPTSRTAQAPGHDETSGLQIRLVPARVSGYHCTFFSGLQRPLGATQILRVARSPCDETSQTSASLSSSDFPAPSSTPTDRPRSHTPRLRSTAERNEDGALEKTARAAEGAIETEERGKQAGSQITHVCSSRNIFMKKKRQTSEELRQRFYDSTCHSFPTYGTSKDGVPVPDPMNSRTKLALTGGKPPAFNNLSKDSSKRSIAEAPRVAKRQKVQPETTLRDVPPHATLTTQTFAPPVASSSLSPQTPALVDLTHSQRSVDGDAASNRSTHSVNSTASGSEFRNVEKAHSGSSRGGRRSGNRPRPRGLRVRDSKKPEGYDWDGEDEIVQDQPTQNRRARGDSAEAPRKKALRQPPRRGQDDIQEVSEDDELAFQTGRSRRAGDDISDDDGKSPDAGNTKRKRGDMTTVKFEKSQPVKSQPVISQPVISQQGIPKTFTLKVVRAVSGKDTFEAKKPEECVLLKLDQHFRSLIAFDQAGRPFSERGWLDVKLMFCTKIFYSITGTPFAVIWRSSSSNVGGLLVLGFAEPGDAHRLGDWAEARVKAFTTQKTDCSPKDSEYLQKIYEKQKAIAEKWEDKRDSQPDDIKLLEHKEAIKAKADTVSVPWTQSKTSPPSNPPLRGSMKAEDSSRSSKPEITPSRSSKPDTTTSSYFAPISHDTGTESRQAKESPREARSTARRVQESSLGMPKRKSPSPVSWIQQNPDWDKIWNEKPLIFPATGKNRASVYRDDISRLEEGEYLNDNLIGFYLRYLQVHLEKQNKKLSDRIYIMNTYFYPKLTDTKAGRGINYEGVKSWTAKVDLFAYDYIVVPVNESAHWYLAIICHPSKLLKTDDGEPEVKDGKSLDDFKEELKGTPEEKPVGSDEGMVSTVGEQVELMSLEESQPGEEEKKEEPRPGKKDKGPSTKQRQVRKSTGIAFRKQDPTEARVITLDSLGVGHSPTCGNLKAYLVQEAKDKRNMAIEPPGTFGLTAKKIPEQEDHASCGAFLLGYMREFLKDPDSVVTKIVRKERLDWDITSPAMRSELRTIIIEQRKLQNATLAAERKAKRMSTGQPTPGILPDERQESELAPPRTPQPVADVPKNPSSTVKGSPAIGLPPNNGISPPAKIEGGDATSLSEDPDSSKQGKFTTTGIEEVSGIAQPVGVKEGPRMEKTPQVEPNAQHIEACEPGPAAERSVLPGNTILPTNEQCDVMRTLVDSFEPPATPIREASRSGNSTGGRFRTSPRRTSPRFSRTKLVEVDENQMLSALKSTPAQPSDQVVPGSRSSKKKPGNSHKMLQPLASSPAQSAEQRKAAVRGFKRKLSISEEILCELSSPPPKAARKDEKPESQPQKGDSPSQQLLGELQSSGESMPGQSLTSGTDARMQESIIIEDAEAPKTSPRTLTNTITQKSSYSEVKSPPRSTKKRKQPSPQDQRARNRAIPSIERDAESSFNKIQRPANGSETVDLTTKKRLDLSWRLADERYSVRFPGLVGAKAFVQIVCNGIAMSSYP from the exons ATGGGAGGAAAGAGACACGACACTTTGCTCTGGTTATCTCCTTCCATGTACGTATCCATGTCCCGCTTTGCATATCTGAA GCTGGGCCAAGAGCAGAAGCTTCCGCATTTGGTCCATTGCAACTGGCTCAATTCCaaactcttcttcttctgcgcCCTCCCCTCCCACCACGTAATCCCCcgccttcttctcttctcACACTTTTCTCAATACCTCGGCTTACA GTATGTCATTGTCTTCTCAGGGTACCTACCATATTGGTGTAGACCCGTGGCCACACTCCTTTCGTTTCTTCTCGGCTTAAGCGGCGGGGATGGTGGGGGAACGCTTCCATTCGAGAAGGCAAGTGCCTCCTGGCGGATGTCGCGCTCCGGCGTGCTGGGTTTAATAGAGTGGATCCCGTCAGAGCTGCCCACGTCGCGCACAGCACAGGCCCCAGGCCACGACGAGACTTCCGGGTTGCAAATCCGCTTAGTTCCAGCGCGTGTCAGCGGGTACCACTGCACCTTTTTTTCTGGTCTCCAGCGTCCCCTCGGTGCCACCCAAATTTTGAG AGTCGCGAGATCTCCCTGCGATGAAACGTCACAAACGAGCGCATCTCTGTCTTCGTCCGACTTTCCTGCGCCATCTTCGACTCCGACCGATAGGCCTCGATCCCATACCCCACGACTAAGGTCTACTGCAGAACGCAACGAGGACGGAGCTCTGGAGAAGACTGCGCGTGCGGCAGAAGGGGCGATTGAGACTGAGGAGAGAGGCAAGCAGGCCGGTTCGCAGATCACACATGTCTGTTCCAGCCGGAATATTTTCATGAAGAAGAAACGGCAAAC GTCCGAGGAGCTTCGACAACGATTCTACGACAGCACCTGCCACTCGTTTCCCACTTACGG GACCTCGAAAGACGGGGTTCCCGTTCCGGATCCAATG AATTCAAGAACCAAACTGGCGTTGACTGGCGGCAAGCCTCCTGCTTTCAATAACCTTAGCAAAGACTCCAGCAAACGATCAATCGCCGAAGCCCCGAGAGTAGCCAAACGTCAAAAGGTACAACCCGAGACTACACTAAGAGATGTCCCACCACACGCCACCCTTACAACACAGACGTTCGCTCCGCCCGTGGCATCCTCGTCGCTCTCACCGCAAACGCCCGCATTGGTCGACTTGACGCATTCGCAACGGTCGGTGGACGGGGATGCGGCTAGCAACCGCAGCACACACTCGGTAAACTCGACTGCGAGCGGAAGCGAATTCAGAAACGTGGAAAAAGCGCACAGCGGTTCCAGTAGGGGCGGTAGGAGATCTGGCAATCGACCTCGTCCTCGAGGATTGCGAGTCAGAGACTCAAAGAAGCCCGAGGGCTATGACTGGGATGGCGAGGATGAGATCGTCCAAGACCAGCCAACACAGAATAGGCGAGCTCGTGGAGATTCGGCAGAAGCGCCCAGAAAAAAGGCTTTGCGTCAACCCCCGAGACGCGGTCAAGATGATATACAAGAGGTTTCGGAGGACGACGAACTCGCTTTCCAGACCGGGCGTAGCCGTCGAGCGGGAGATGACATCTCGGATGATGATGGAAAGTCACCAGACGCCGGCAACACAAAACGGAAGCGAGGAGACATGACCACGGTGAAATTCGAAAAGTCGCAGCCGGTCAAATCGCAGCCGGTCATATCGCAGCCGGTCATATCGCAGCAGGGCATCCCCAAGACTTTTACCCTCAAAGTTGTTCGTGCCGTATCAGGGAAGGACACCTTCGAGGCCAAGAAGCCAGAGGAGTGTGTTCTCCTGAAGCTCGACCAGCACTTCAGGAGCCTCATCGCTTTCGATCAGGCAGGCAGGCCTTTTTCGGAGAGAGGGTGGCTGGATGTCAAGTTGATGTTCTgtactaaaatattttacAGCATCACGGGCACCCCGTTCGCGGTAATTTGGAGATCTTCTTCCTCAAACGTAGGAGGCTTACTGGTGCTCGGCTTTGCTGAACCAGGAGATGCCCACCGCCTTGGGGACTGGGCTGAAGCCAGGGTAAAAGCCTTCACTACACAGAAGACCGACTGTTCCCCCAAGGACAG CGAGTATCTCCAGAAGATCTATGAAAAGCAAAAAGCGATTGCGGAGAAGTGGGAGGACAAAAGAGACTCTCAGCCGGATGATATCAAGCTCCTGGAACACAAAGAGGCGATCAAGGCCAAGGCCGATACGGTATCAGTACCGTGGACTCAGTCGAAAACCAGTCCCCCGAGCAATCCACCACTTCGCGGCAGTATGAAGGCCGAAGACTCATCGCGTTCGTCGAAGCCCGAGATTACGCCGTCACGTTCTTCAAAACCCGACACTACAACGTCTTCCTACTTCGCTCCCATCAGCCATGACACCGGGACTGAGTCTCGACAGGCCAAGGAATCGCCCAGGGAAGCAAGGAGCACCGCCAGACGAGTCCAGGAATCTTCTCTTGGCATGCCCAAACGCAAATCCCCAAGCCCCGTCTCGTGGATACAGCAAAACCCTGATTGGGACAAGATATGGAACGAGAAGCCGCTTATTTTCCCAGCTACGGGAAAGAACAGAGCGTCAGTCTATCGTGATGATATTTCGCGCCTGGAAGAAGGAGAATACCTGAACGACAATCTCATTGGTTTCTACCTACGGTACCTTCAAGTTCACCTGGAAAAGCAGAATAAAAAACTTTCCGACCGTATCTACATTATGAACACTTACTTCTATCCAAAACTGACTGACACCAAGGCGGGCCGGGGGATCAACTACGAAGGCGTCAAATCCTGGACTGCAAAGGTCGACCTTTTCGCCTACGACTACATCGTGGTGCCCGTCAATGAGAGTGCTCACTGGTATCTGGCAATCATCTGTCATCCATCCAAGCTGCTCAAGACAGATGACGGTGAACCCGAAGTCAAAGATGGCAAATCTCTAGATGATTTTAAAGAAGAATTAAAGGGAACCCCAGAGGAGAAACCAGTAGGGTCGGACGAAGGCATGGTTTCTACTGTTGGCGAGCAAGTCGAACTGATGAGTCTGGAAGAGAGCCAACCTggggaagaagagaagaaggaagAGCCGAGGCCTGGGAAGAAAGACAAGGGACCGTCTACGAAGCAACGTCAAGTACGCAAAAGCACGGGAATCGCTTTTCGGAAGCAGGATCCCACAGAAGCCAGAGTCATCACTCTTGACTCTCTCGGCGTCGGGCACTCCCCTACTTGCGGCAATCTGAAGGCCTACCTCGTCCAAGAAGCCAAAGATAAGCGCAACATGGCAATCGAACCACCTGGTACCTTTGGATTGACGGCAAAGAAAATCCCCGAGCAGGAAGATCACGCAAGTTGCGGCGCATTTCTCCTGGGCTACATGCGTGAGTTCCTGAAGGACCCTGACAGCGTGGTCACcaaaatagttcgtaaggaGCGGCTAGATTGGGACATCACGTCCCCCGCGATGCGAAGCGAACTCCGTACCATCATTATCGAACAGAGGAAACTACAGAATGCCACCTTGGCGGCAGAGAGGAAAGCTAAGCGCATGTCTACTGGACAGCCTACTCCCGGCATCCTGCCAGATGAACGTCAAGAGAGCGAGCTTGCGCCCCCGAGAACTCCTCAGCCAGTGGCTGACGTGCCAAAGAATCCGTCATCCACTGTCAAAGGGTCTCCAGCCATAGGCCTGCCTCCCAACAATGGCATCAGCCCGCCGGCGAAAATCGAGGGAGGCGACGCAACCTCTCTCTCTGAAGATCCCGATTCTTCGAAGCAGGGTAAATTTACCACTACTGGGATCGAGGAAGTCTCGGGCATTGCTCAACCCGTAGGAGTCAAGGAAGGCCCGAGGATGGAGAAGACGCCGCAGGTCGAGCCCAATGCACAGCATATCGAAGCTTGTGAACCTGGCCCGGCAGCCGAGCGCTCTGTATTACCTGGCAACACCATTCTCCCGACCAACGAGCAATGCGACGTGATGCGGACTCTCGTGGACAGTTTCGAGCCGCCAGCGACGCCAATTCGGGAGGCATCGCGCAGCGGCAACTCAACTGGAGGTCGGTTCAGAACCAGTCCTCGCAGAACAAGTCCTCGTTTTTCAAGAACCAAGCTGGTCGAGGTGGACGAGAACCAAATGCTCTCCGCACTGAAATCGACGCCGGCTCAGCCTTCCGATCAAGTGGTACCAGGTTCTCGAAGTTCAAAAAAGAAACCGGGCAACAGTCACAAGATGTTACAGCCGCTTGCGTCTTCACCAGCCCAGTCTGCCGAGCAAAGAAAGGCAGCTGTCCGGGGTTTTAAGAGGAAACTCAGTATCAGTGAGGAAATACTATGCGAACTGTCTTCTCCACCGCCCAAGGCCGCTCGCAAGGATGAAAAGCCTGAATCACAACCTCAGAAGGGTGACTCGCCGAGCCAACAACTGCTCGGTGAATTGCAATCTTCCGGCGAGTCGATGCCAGGGCAGAGCCTCACATCCGGGACGGATGCCAGAATGCAAGAGAGCATCATTATCGAAGACGCGGAAGCTCCAAAGACGTCGCCTCGGACGTTGACAAACACTATCACGCAGAAGAGTTCTTACTCTGAGGTCAAGTCGCCGCCTCGGTCTACTAAAAAGAGGAAGCAGCCTTCTCCGCAAGACCAGCGAGCAAGGAATAGGGCGATACCGAGCATCGAGCGGGACGCCGAGAGCTCATTCAACAAAATCCAGAGGCCTGCGAACGGCTCTGAGACGGTGGATCTAACC ACAAAGAAGCGGTTGGATCTGTCGTGGAGGTTGGCAGATGAGAGATACAGCGTTCGTTTTCCTGGACTGGTTGGCGCGAAGGCGTTCGTCCAAATAGTGTGTAATGGCATAGCTATGTCCTCATACCCATAG
- a CDS encoding WD domain-containing protein codes for MAPAQVVDDVDVDMIQEEDEDQEQRLINEEYKTWKKNSPFLYDMILSTALEWPTLTTQWFPDVKEPEDKNYRIHRLLLGTHTSEGLPNHVQIAEVKIPKSRAPNPEDYNEGTGEIGGHAKSSNGQSTAVEFNIVQKIDHPGEINKARYQPQNPDIIATLCVDGKVLVFDRTKHSLQPTGKVNAQIELIGHKQEGFGLAWNPHEEGCLASGSEDRTVCLWDLKNLQSGSNILKPHRKYTHHTQIVNDVQYHPIAKSFIGTVSDDLTMQIIDVRQADTTRAAVTAKRGHLDAINALAFNPTSEVLVATASADKTLGIWDLRNVKEKVHTLEGHNDAVTSLSWHPQEAGILGSGSYDRRVIFWDLSRVGEEQMPDDQEDGPPELLFMHGGHTNHLADFSWNPNEPWLVCSAAEDNLLQIWKVADSIVGRDDGDLPLDEIDR; via the exons ATGGCGCCCGCACAAGTTGTTGACGATGTCGACG TCGACATGATCCAAGAGGAGGACGAGGATCAGGAGCAGCGTCTCATCAACGAAG AGTACAAGACGTGGAAGAAGAACAGCCCCTTTCTCTACGACATGATTCTCAG CACCGCTCTCGAATGGCCCACACTCACTACCCAATGGTTCCCTGATGTTAAGGAGCCCGAAGACAAGAACTACCGAATCCACAGACTGCTCCTCGGAACACACACATCCGAGGGCCTCCCGAACCACGTCCAGATCGCTGAAGTTAAGATCCCCAAGTCTCGAGCCCCGAACCCCGAAGACTACAATGAGGGGACTGGAGAAATTGGAGGTCACGCCAAGTCATCAAATGGGCAATCGACCGCCGTCGAGTTCAACATTGTGCAGAAGATTGACCACCCCGGCGAGATCAACAAGGCGCGTTACCAGCCCCAGAACCCCGACATCATTGCGACCCTTTGCGTCGACGGCAAGGTCCTTGTCTTCGACCGCACAAAGCACAGCCTGCAGCCCACCGGCAAGGTCAATGCTCAGATCGAGCTTATCGGCCACAAGCAGGAAGGATTTGGCCTGGCCTGGAACCCCCATGAGGAAGGCTGCCTTGCGTCTGGTAGTGAAGATCGCACCGTCTGCCTCTG GGACCTCAAGAACCTCCAAAGCGGTAGCAACATTCTAAAGCCCCACCGCAAGTACACACACCACACTCAGATTGTGAACGATGTTCAATACCACCCCATCGCCAAGAGCTTCATCGGAACGGTCTCTGACGACCTGACCATGCAAATCATTGACGTGCGGCAAGCCGATACAACCCGCGCTGCAGTGACCGCCAAGCGCGGTCATCTGGATGCCATCAACGCCCTGGCGTTCAACCCCACATCCGAAGTGCTCGTTGCCACGGCATCAGCCGACAAGACCCTGGGCATCTGGGATCTTCGTAATGTCAAGGAGAAGGTTCACACGCTCGAGGGACACAACGACGCAGTAACTTCTCTCTCATGGCACCCTCAGGAGGCCGGTATCCTCGGCAGTGGCTCTTACGATAGAAGAGTCATCTTCTGGGACCTCTCCCGCGTCGGAGAGGAGCAGATGCCTGACGACCAAGAGGATGGACCCCCAGAACT TCTCTTCATGCATGGCGGACACACCAACCACCTGGCAGACTTCAGCTGGAACCCCAACGAACCCTGGCTCGTTTGCAGTGCCGCCGAGGACAACCTGCTTCAGATCTGGAAGGTCGCCGACTCCATTGTCGGCAGGGACGACGGCGACTTGCCGCTTGACGAGATTGACCGATAG
- a CDS encoding XRN 5'-3' exonuclease — MGFVELQLPSFGQFANPVARSVPKFFRWLSERYPAISQLIAENRIPEFDCLYLDMNGIIHNCTHKDSGEDTTFRLTEEEMFIRIFNYIEHLFGKIKPKQLFFMAIDGVAPRAKMNQQRARRFRTALDNEKARDKAIAEGVEMPKEPPFDSNCITPGTEFMAKLTQQLKYFVNKKVSEDADWQGCEIVLSGHETPGEGEHKIMEYIRNAKAQPDYDPNVRHCLYGLDADLIMLGLLSHDPHFCLLREEVTFGRASKAKSKELEHQNFYLLHLCIVREYLELEFQELKEPGRLSFPFDLERVIDDFILMAFFVGNDFLPNLPRLHINEGALAAMFRIYKSVLPQGKGYINEGGVIKLDRLQILLNELAKDETNQFEDDISDEKWYQSKKLAESNGGESRKPKGKGLVLTSSQRDLWKQQIRPYVNKPSAEPLDLGSGLNAADRKFVQDLADSLHIEWNTKEDDEGHRHLLLSFPAGAENINDEEEEGTLALYRVMHNYDKATVVDVTGEDAQKQYKELYEQKYQGWKTKYYLQKFPEWEPEKYETELTKLCENYVQGLQWVLYYYYQGIASWPWYYQYHYSPLTSDVVKGLGADLNFKLGQPFRPFEQLMGVLPDRSKSIVPDIYWDLMTNPNSPIYDFYPRDFELDMNGKRMEWEAVVKIPFIDEKRLLSAMEPKNKLLSKDQKDRNGFGVALKFTYNPDVNITYPSSLVGVFPDITPCHCVENIFELPNTEGLKFLNGLTDGAKINIEALAGFPTLHTLPYTASLIEGFGVNVFQADSKNPSQIVTLTESEVRTRAQVAAGKLGKRCFVGYPFLQEAKVVKVTDELFDYELDQNGSVVQTHLGPKEMHFFAKESRHIEDWHSRRLGIVIGDVESLVHIHMLKGLIKTEEGALIKEYDLNPSMRSVYASQTIVDEVVNEDQRFIEKAAVPIEEEYPVGTQAFFLGEYNYGRALEVTGHANNKANIRVLVLKNKEPEFAKPIIQEMKRQNRYTPSYAVAKMLGLHPLILSKILSSYQVNTVGGLRVNLGLNLKFDAKKQKVLGYSQKSESGWEFSNAAIELLARYIAAFPDFFAAIQQNPQASDVSDTDLWKDPKVGSQRVKEIGAWLKEAQTRNFERVPLEAEQLDSVVVMKLAEAGAQAFTQSHEVEVKNMKGVPRSAIMKPSDAELFLSGQKFALGDRVSFLCSSGKVPLGSRGTVVGLSRTANNLLLDVVWDLTFMSGTTLGERAPPFRGMTVASSSVLNTTFKQVVSGSKAGMQRKPAPAPASRTTAATGVPQYRDAPAPDRGAWRGGANGGQGQPGRGRGRGGGPNLLHSTLVYRPHPNGQHGGEENHEANGQGQRGGGFRGRGRGRGGPIQNPGYSGLHEQPAQQPMYGNVPPPANLDARGRGRGCGGRGGRGRGGARGRGAANGQTNGATPDAAQS, encoded by the exons ATGGGGTTCGTCGAGCTTCAACTTCCATCCTTTGGCCAGTTTGCTAACCCTGTCGCCCGCAGTGTCCCCAAATTCTTCAGATGGCTCTCGGAGCGTTATCCAGCCATCTCTCAGCTTATTGCTGAGAACCGCATTCCCGAGTTCGACTGTCTCTAT CTCGACATGAACGGTATCATCCACAATTGCACGCACAAGGACTCGGGCGAAGATACGACATTCCGTCTTACCGAGGAGGAGATGTTTATACGCATCTTCAATTACATTGAGCACTTGTTTGGAAAGATCAAGCCGAAGCAGCTTTTCTTCATGGCCATCGACGGTGTTGCGCCGAGAGCCAAGATGAACCAGCAGCGTGCTAGACGTTTCCGAACCGCCCTCGACAACGAAAAGGCCCGTGACAAGGCGATTGCCGAAGGTGTCGAGATGCCCAAGGAGCCTCCTTTCGACAGTAACTGTATCACGCCTGGTACTGAGTTCATGGCCAAGTTGACGCAGCAACTCAAGTACTTTGTCAACAAGAAGGTGTCCGAGGATGCCGACTGGCAGGGCTGCGAGATTGTCCTGTCTGGCCACGAGACCCCTGGTGAAGGCGAGCACAAGATCATGGAATACATCAGAAACGCCAAGGCGCAACCTGACTACGATCCCAATGTGCGCCACTGCTTGTACGGCCTCGATGCCGATCTCATCATGCTGGGTCTTCTTAGCCATGACCCCCATTTCTGTCTTCTCCGAGAAGAGGTCACCTTTGGCCGCGCGAGTAAGGCCAAGAGCAAGGAATTGGAGCATCAGAACTTCTACCTGTTGCATCTTTGCATAGTCCGAGAATATCTCGAGTTGGAATTCCAGGAACTCAAAGAGCCTGGACGGCTGAGCTTTCCCTTCGATTTGGAGCGAGTCATCGATGACTTCATCCTCATGGCTTTCTTTGTCGGAAACGATTTCCTTCCTAACCTCCCCCGCCTTCACATCAACGAAGGTGCTCTTGCGGCCATGTTCCGCATTTACAAGTCTGTCCTTCCTCAGGGAAAAGGCTACATCAACGAGGGTGGTGTCATCAAGCTTGATCGTCTTCAGATTTTGTTGAATGAGCTTGCCAAGGATGAAACCAACCAGTTCGAGGACGATATCAGCGACGAGAAATGGTATCAGTCCAAGAAGCTTGCTGAGTCCAACGGTGGCGAGAGCCGCAAGCCCAAGGGTAAGGGCCTCGTTCTGACCTCTTCCCAGAGAGACCTGTGGAAGCAGCAGATCAGACCCTATGTCAACAAGCCTTCAGCCGAACCCCTGGATCTCGGAAGTGGTCTGAACGCCGCCGATCGCAAGTTTGTTCAAGATCTTGCAGATTCCCTCCACATCGAGTGGAACACCAAGGAGGATGATGAAGGCCATCGTCATCTCCTTTTGTCATTTCCCGCGGGTGCGGAAAACatcaacgacgaggaagaggagggcaCCCTTGCGCTTTACCGAGTCATGCACAACTACGACAAGGCTACCGTTGTTGATGTCACTGGTGAGGATGCTCAGAAGCAGTACAAGGAACTTTATGAGCAGAAGTACCAGGGTTGGAAGACCAAGTACTACCTGCAGAAGTTCCCTGAATGGGAGCCTGAGAAGTACGAAACTGAGCTCACAAAACTTTGTGAGAACTACGTGCAAGGTCTCCAATGGGTCTTGTACTACTACTACCAGGGAATCGCCTCGTGGCCCTGGTACTACCAGTACCACTACTCTCCTTTAACCTCAG ATGTTGTCAAGGGTCTTGGAGCTGACCTCAACTTCAAGTTGGGCCAGCCTTTCAGACCATTCGAGCAGCTCATGGGTGTCTTGCCCGACCGAAGCAAGTCCATTGTTCCGGATATCTACTGGGATCTCATGACCAACCCGAACTCGCccatctacgatttctatcCCAGAGACTTTGAGCTCGACATGAACGGAAAGCGCATGGAGTGGGAGGCTGTTGTCAAGATTCCCTTCATTGACGAAAAGCGTCTGCTCAGTGCGATGGAGCCCAAGAACAAGCTCCTCAGCAAGGACCAGAAGGACAGAAACGGCTTCGGGGTCGCTCTCAAGTTCACTTACAACCCCGATGTCAACATCACCTACCCCTCCTCTCTGGTTGGCGTTTTCCCCGACATCACCCCTTGCCACTGTGTGGAGAACATTTTCGAGCTCCCCAACACTGAGGGTCTCAAGTTCCTCAACGGCCTTACCGATGGTGCCAAAATCAACATTGAGGCACTGGCAGGATTTCCAACACTGCACACGCTGCCTTACACGGCGTCGCTGATTGAGGGCTTTGGTGTCAACGTATTCCAGGCAGACAGCAAAAACCCTAGTCAGATCGTCACTCTGACCGAGTCGGAGGTTAGGACGAGAGCGCAGGTGGCTGCAGGAAAGCTAGGCAAACGATGCTTCGTCGGATACCCCTTTTTGCAGGAGGCCAAGGTCGTCAAGGTCACCGACGAGCTGTTCGACTACGAGCTCGACCAAAACGGCTCAGTCGTCCAGACGCATCTTGGTCCTAAAGAAATGCACTTCTTCGCCAAGGAGTCCCGCCACATTGAGGATTGGCACTCCAGGCGCCTGGGCATTGTCATTGGCGATGTTGAGTCTCTGGTGCATATCCATATGCTCAAGGGATTGATCAAGACTGAGGAGGGTGCTTTGATCAAGGAATACGACTTGAACCCCAGCATGAGAAGCGTCTATGCTTCTCAGACCATTGTTGACGAAGTCGTCAACGAGGACCAGCGCTTCATTGAGAAGGCTGCTGTCCCTATTGAGGAGGAGTACCCCGTCGGCACCCAGGCCTTCTTCCTGGGCGAGTACAACTATGGACGGGCTCTTGAGGTTACCGGCCACGCCAACAACAAGGCCAACATCCGAGTTCTCGTCCTCAAGAACAAGGAGCCCGAGTTTGCTAAGCCCATCATTCAAGAAATGAAGCGCCAGAACCGATACACTCCATCGTACGCCGTCGCAAAGATGCTGGGCCTCCACCCCTTGATTCTGAGCAAGATCCTGTCTTCCTACCAAGTTAACACAGTTGGTGGTCTTCGCGTCAACCTCGGTCTCAACCTAAAGTTCGATGCGAAGAAGCAGAAGGTGCTTGGCTACTCGCAAAAGTCAGAGTCTGGATGGGAGTTCAGCAACGCCGCTATCGAGCTTTTGGCCAGGTACATTGCTGCCTTCCCTGATTTCTTTGCCGCGATTCAGCAGAACCCTCAGGCCAGTGACGTGAGCGACACCGATCTCTGGAAGGATCCCAAGGTGGGATCCCAGCGAGTGAAGGAAATCGGAGCTTGGCTCAAGGAGGCGCAGACCCGCAACTTTGAGAGAGTGCCCTTGGAGGCCGAGCAGCTCGACTCGGTTGTGGTCATGAAGCTTGCTGAGGCAGGTGCACAGGCCTTCACCCAATCCCACGAGGTCGAGGTCAAGAACATGAAGGGTGTTCCTCGCTCAGCTATCATGAAGCCTAGCGATGCTGAGCTGTTCTTGAGCGGCCAGAAGTTCGCCCTTGGCGATCGTGTCAGCTTCCTGTGTTCTTCTGGCAAGGTGCCTCTCGGCAGCCGAGGAACTGTTGTCGGCCTTAGCCGTACCGCCAACAATCTGCTCTTGGATGTTGTCTGGGACTTGACTTTCATGAGTGGCACCACTTTGGGTGAAAGAGCCCCGCCTTTCCGCGGTATGACAGTCGCTTCCTCCTCGGTACTCAACACCACCTTCAAGCAGGTTGTCTCCGGCTCCAAGGCTGGAATGCAGCGCAAGCCTGCCCCGGCCCCTGCGTCGCGTACCACTGCCGCCACGGGCGTTCCTCAGTACAGGGATGCGCCTGCCCCGGACCGTGGCGCTTGGCGTGGTGGTGCCAACGGCGGCCAGGGTCAGCCTGGCCGCGGCCGCGGTCGTGGAGGCGGCCCCAACTTGCTCCACAGCACCCTTGTGTACAGACCTCATCCTAACGGTCAACACGGCGGGGAGGAGAACCACGAAGCCAACGGTCAAGGTCAGCGTGGCGGAGGCTTCCGAGGCAGAGGACGTGGCCGCGGAGGTCCCATTCAGAACCCTGGCTACTCCGGTCTTCACGAACAGCCGGCCCAGCAGCCCATGTACGGCAACGTGCCGCCCCCAGCCAACCTCGACGCTCGTGGCAGAGGCCGAGGATGTGGGGGACGCGGTGGACGCGGCCGAGGAGGAGCTCGTGGCCGCGGTGCTGCAAACGGACAGACTAATGGAGCGACTCCCGACGCCGCCCAATCCTAA